A genomic window from Streptomyces sp. 846.5 includes:
- a CDS encoding AMP-binding protein, translating to MRDATAPGVPSSWTNSGKGGRPTMLLPPGMPQNLDYPRCTVGDILAGTAPRHPDRLALRDGEESLTFAELYDQALRLAQGLREHGVRPGDVVALHQPNSLRYTLSYFGVLLAGAVVSPLSPLLPAALLAEQLAEVDAVAVITHPAVAHVLSEARSLGIGPRFAVEVPATYAAPGRPPGTAEGNVPLAELLTARPAPATPVNPDDLAHLSFTGGTTGRSKAVRILHRHAVANALQMGCWRGASLPCLDRNGGMYLEQVPEAVGPGTVPLGESVLLSVAPMFHAMGLVTQLLCTANATTVVVSGRFDPARYLAEAERWQVTHLAGSPVLFHALLAAPSVHKADLSSVRQVSSGAAPLDSETMARLRELLPQAEISEGYGLTEATMGLTSHPPGGPTAAPIGSVGVPVFDTVIEIRDPVTRAALPTGEVGEVWARGPQIADGYHNHPELTAEQFEDGWLRTGDLGRSDQDGWLYLVGRAKDMLIHKGYNVYPAPLEDLLHQHPAVAVAAVVGAPDPLAGEIPVAHVMLRTGYRASPELADELMAHVAARVAPYQRVREVHFTAALPVSAAGKILKTELRRLHEKPGTGSER from the coding sequence TCCGCGCTGCACCGTCGGCGACATCCTCGCCGGGACCGCACCGCGCCACCCGGACCGGTTGGCGCTGCGGGACGGTGAGGAGTCGCTGACCTTCGCCGAGTTGTACGACCAGGCGCTGCGTCTGGCCCAGGGACTGCGGGAGCACGGCGTCCGCCCCGGCGACGTGGTGGCCCTGCACCAGCCCAACTCGCTCCGCTACACCCTCAGTTACTTCGGTGTGCTGCTCGCGGGGGCGGTCGTCAGCCCGCTGAGCCCGCTGCTGCCCGCCGCGCTCCTGGCCGAGCAGCTCGCCGAGGTCGACGCAGTCGCGGTGATCACCCACCCGGCCGTCGCCCATGTCCTCAGCGAAGCTCGCAGTCTGGGCATCGGCCCGCGGTTCGCCGTCGAGGTCCCGGCCACGTACGCGGCGCCGGGCCGTCCGCCGGGCACGGCCGAGGGCAACGTCCCGCTGGCCGAACTGCTCACCGCCCGTCCCGCTCCGGCGACCCCGGTGAACCCCGACGACCTGGCCCATCTCTCCTTCACCGGCGGCACCACCGGGCGCTCCAAGGCCGTCCGGATCCTGCACCGGCACGCCGTCGCCAACGCCCTGCAGATGGGCTGCTGGCGCGGGGCCTCGCTGCCGTGCCTGGACCGGAACGGCGGCATGTACCTGGAGCAGGTCCCGGAGGCCGTCGGCCCCGGCACCGTCCCGCTCGGCGAGAGCGTGCTGCTCTCGGTCGCCCCGATGTTCCACGCGATGGGACTGGTCACCCAGCTGCTGTGCACCGCGAACGCGACGACCGTGGTGGTCTCCGGACGTTTCGATCCGGCCCGGTATCTCGCCGAGGCCGAGCGCTGGCAGGTCACCCACCTGGCAGGATCGCCCGTCCTGTTCCATGCCCTGCTCGCCGCCCCCAGCGTCCACAAGGCCGACCTGTCCTCGGTCCGCCAGGTCAGCTCGGGCGCGGCGCCGCTGGATTCGGAGACCATGGCCCGGCTCCGCGAGCTGCTGCCGCAGGCGGAGATCAGCGAGGGCTACGGACTCACCGAGGCCACCATGGGGCTCACCAGCCACCCGCCGGGCGGCCCGACGGCCGCCCCGATCGGCAGCGTCGGCGTCCCGGTGTTCGACACCGTCATCGAGATCAGGGACCCGGTCACCCGCGCGGCCCTGCCGACCGGCGAGGTCGGCGAGGTCTGGGCGCGCGGTCCGCAGATCGCCGACGGCTACCACAACCATCCGGAGCTGACGGCCGAGCAGTTCGAGGACGGCTGGCTGCGCACCGGCGACCTGGGCCGCAGCGACCAGGACGGCTGGCTGTACCTGGTGGGCCGAGCAAAGGACATGCTGATCCACAAGGGATACAACGTCTATCCGGCCCCGCTGGAGGACCTGCTGCACCAGCACCCCGCCGTCGCCGTGGCAGCCGTCGTCGGCGCCCCCGACCCGCTGGCCGGGGAGATTCCGGTCGCCCATGTGATGCTGCGGACCGGCTACCGCGCCTCCCCCGAACTCGCCGACGAGCTGATGGCCCACGTCGCCGCCCGGGTCGCCCCCTACCAGCGGGTCCGCGAGGTCCACTTCACCGCCGCACTGCCCGTCTCGGCCGCAGGCAAGATCCTCAAGACCGAACTCCGACGGCTGCACGAGAAGCCGGGGACAGGTTCGGAGCGGTAG